The Lycium barbarum isolate Lr01 chromosome 4, ASM1917538v2, whole genome shotgun sequence nucleotide sequence AGGAGTTTACTTGCTACAAATGATATCAGACGATGATCTTTGATCCCACTTAAGTTGCATATTTCTGCAAAACTCCAGGTTCAGTAAAATGATGCAAACTCGAGCTGGTTCGCTTTGTATCTAAGGTGTCATCTACAAAGATATAGCAAGACAAATAATAGCTGAGTATATTAAAATTCAATAAACAGAAATAACATGACAGAAACCTAAAAAAAAATCATCCATGGTTTTGTTGTTTCATCTAGATCTTTTCAGAAGTGCAATTTCTAATGATGTTGGAGTCAAAGACAAGAAAAGTCAGTTGAAAAAGGTGCCCTGAAAAGTCAAACCATTTCCCTTGGACAGGTTGTTATTGGAGGGGGTGGGTGGAgggattttattttttttaaactaaatAAAAGACTGAATAATGTGAAGTGGACAACAAGGATTGAAACTACACCTATTGTGCGAGAGACTGGTAGTGCCACTAGCTAATAATATTAAACCTTAGTTCTtttcatattctttttttttatttaaaaaattaaaggATTACAAGACTTGATGAGTCATTCTTGGGTTCCTAGCTCGGGTTGCATTTGGGGTGGGAGGCTGCTGGCAATAATTTCTCTTTtactaataccttaaacaattaTACAGTGAGATTTCACAATCTGGAGAAATGATTTGTCTACGTAATCAGTTCTCTGTAGGACCCATCAAGTGAGCTAATCAACGTGGTCACCAAGTTTGTATTTGCCTTATACACACACATTGACTAGCAGACAATCTTGACAAATGACAACCACTTGGTGAGTACCCTAATATAGAGGCTAGAGAGGAATATCAAATTTTTCTAAACTCACCCTTGACTTTAGTagaaaatacttatatcagaggaATCACTCCAGCAACTAAAGCCAATTATATCTCACCAGCTTCAAGTAAACAATCATGTCAAAGTCCATCATCCATCTTGCTGACTTTTCTAGCATCATTCAACAAGTGAAATCATCCATGACCAAATCAAGTTAATAGCCAAATTTCAGTGAAGATGCCACCACAAAGAGTAAATCTTGGAAAGCACTGGAAATAGCTACAAAGAGAGAGATAGTTGCACCAAAAACAGCAAAATACCCAGAGTAGAGACACCCCATAAGAAATCCTCAAACACTCCACCATAAACAAAGATTTCAGCTTTTAAAAGAGATGGGAAAGATTGGTTGCACCATAGATGGCAACCTAGATGAGTCGAGATTCAGCGAGCCGATGCCATGGATCGGTATCTATGTTGCAGCAGCATCTGCAGCTTGTGCACTGGCTATGGCGATGGATGTCCTTCATGGCCTGCGCCGTAGAAAATTATGGTTTCCTTGCAAATTCTTCTCTCTCAATGCAACCACCTTGACTCTCCTAGCTGTTGCCACCAAGTTGTCTGTTGATCTAAATACCTCCATGCCTCGTCGACAAGATCAGCTGACAAAACTTAGCAGTGCTGCTCTAATCTGTACGGTAATTGCTAATTTTATGCCCTCTTTAGGTCTCGTGGAGAACAAAGAGCTGTTGATGAACATAATGGCTTTGGGAATTTTCGTCATCACAGCCATCGTGAATATTGGCATACAATTAGCTACTGGTGTAATCTATGTTTTCTGTGTAGAGCATATAGCCCTCATGTTTCTTATGTTTGTTTTGCTTCTGCTACTGATCTCCTCAGCCTTGACAATACCAACTACAAAGTGTTTTTTGGACCTGAAATATAATAAGAAGTACAAATTGGTAAATAAAGAAGGCGGCATCACCTATAGATGCAAAATTGAGAAACTAAAGGACGAGCTGATGAAATTTTGGACCATGGCATATACCTCTAGCCCCCACTTCGTAACGGGGCGCTTAGCAACATGCACTGCATCCGGAGGCTTCTGCCTTCTGAGCACAGTAATTTATGCTGCAGCCATGTTTAGGTCTTACTTTCTCCATTCGACCTTCAGCTTTTGTAGTGGAGACTCTGAATACAAGTGGTCCACAACCTTGATTCTTGTAACTCACACAGTGGCAATAGGAGTAGGAACTATTGCACCAGCTTTTAGATGGTTCATAGCCATAAATTTCCACTGCCCCAAAAAAGCAAGTAATGCCTGCAAACTCAAGTGGTTCAAAGTGGAGAACTACTGGATCCGTATACTGCTTCAGTGGAAAGAAAGCCCGTTGGATTTCAGAATTTGTGACCGGCATGGTAGAAAATTTGCTCATAAAACAAAGAACAAACTTCTCGATTTCTGCATTTGGATGCAAATTCTGATGGTGTCACTCAGTAAGATAGTTCGGCTCATTTCCACCTTCTCTGTAAGTTGGTTACTGATAAGCTGTCAGAAAGCAATCAGGATGCTGAAATGCAACAATATGGTGTTGAGTCATGATATAGAGTCGCACGCCAGTCTAAAGCCAGATCTTAGCCGCTATGTTTTACACCTCGAAGGAGAGGAAGTATTAATGGATTTGATGATGCAAAGCAACCGTGATGTTGTAGGTCAATGGATAGGGACGGGGAAAAAGGAACAGCCTAAACATCTTCTACGACTTCTGGAGAAAGTGAAGTCATCGCCTGGATTCAGGGGAGTGTACAACTTTGACCATGCTCAAATCCCTTCTTTAGACTCAGAAGAACCTCCTAATTGCTGGGCTCTTCCTGTAGTGACACTGACAAGTATTGCGATTGCACTTCCAGACATTGATTTCCACTCAATCAAGGAATTAATAAGGTGTGTGCATGAAGGTCTCATGTACATCAAAGTTGTTGAAGAGAACCTGGATGCCAGAAAGGACCTTGTATACATCAGGAAGGCGGCAGAGTTGCTGTGGGTAGAAGTTGACTTATGTTACAGGTGGCTGGACGTTGATCTCCGCAAAACTGCCACTGAAGGACAAAATCCAAAAGGCGTGCTTGAAGGACTCTCTCAGAAAGCAAAGCAGAGATTCATCGAATTCAGAAAGAATGATCCGCACGCTTTTCTAAAGGAATCACCTTCAAAATGGCCTACCAATATGTTGGCAGCAAACTGTATGTACAGAGTATGTCAAACTCTTCTGCAAAGTTCTGATAGCAAAGAGTTTGAGAGCAGCAAAATCATGTTTGACGGATTGTCAGCCATAATTGCGGATATAACAGGTGCTTGTCTTACCAACCTACAAAGAGTTATATCCATGCAATGCCACCATGGCACCATTGAAGAGAGAGCAGAAGGTGTCCGCTCTGCCGTCTTACTTCTGGGGAAAACAGAGAGTGTTCTGGAAATTCTTCGTTCACAGCCACTTCCAAGTTCAGCACCAGATCAATTGGAAAAAATTGATCAATGGCGTACACATAGCAAAGAGGTAGACTACCTCTCCTGCAGTAGTAATTCACCCTCAAATAGTACTCCAACTTCCCAAAGTTCATCTGACTTGTATCTAACTGTGGACTGAGAAGCAAATCCCTGAAAATGGAAAAAACAAAAGACACAGCTTAAGTTCTATTGCAATAGTATCATATTtgtttcttttttacttttattttttataagatACAATAGAAATATATTTGTTTCACATCAAGACTAGCTTGTTCCCTAAATAATAACGCCATCACAATTTTCCCTATGAAAATACCAGAGAAATATTCCAACTCAATCCACAGTGTCATGAATATGCAATGACGGCCTACAATAGTTCAGATATTTCAAAGCCAAAATCTGTTTATTAAGCCTGTAAGGTAAAATTTGATTGATGCAAGAAATACTCCCGTATACATGGTACACAAATGTGAGCATCTAGAGAGTTAAGCCTAATGCATGACTTTACAAAAAGGGATGCAATCATCTAGGTAATTGGCACATCATACTTGCTCCAAATATTACAAAAAAACTTCAAAATTATcctaatgaatacaaaaatattttccaaCCCTTTAAGCACTCTTTTGTATCTTAATGAATACAAAAAACTATGACTTCCAGCAAGCTGTCAGAATTTGAATCAATTATGACACTGGGGCAAGATTATGTCTACGAGTCATACTTGCCATTTATGTTATAcaaaccatgggctcagatgccacctatatccatgttcatatttttgggagtagCATAGGTTTACCGAGAAAGCTCAGATAGTTTCAACGTAGGGTAAGGGTCGATCCGCCCAGATTAGGACGACACCATCAGACAATtgaattggatcctttcatgtcatgCTTATGTCTCATACCCTGTCAAGGTGTGGGGCTGCTCTGCTGGTCAGGCCAGGTACCAAACTCTACGTACCCCACGTGGTGATTTCATCTTGTTGGTTATACTACGGCTCTCCCACAATATACGCATGTACTTAAAatatttttactcatgttataaatTTATTCATGTCAAatgatgctcatgttcatgttcagcttacagtttcagtttcaattctattatttcatgtgccatgtttatttcattaagTTATTTTACATACAAGGACAATTCAAATGtattgacgtccccttttattgcccggtgGGCccgcatttcacgatgcagatagTGATTTACGGGAGAACGAATCtgctcgttaggacattgctcgtatcagcttttagTGAACCCCATCTCATTTGGAGTTTTGTCAGTATTTATATTTCATGTTCATGTTAGTTATGCAGTCAAGGTATGCCGATGAAGTTTTCAAGATTGATTCTTCTAAGGAATTTCAAGCACATTGTATTTTAAGTTTTGTATGTTGTattaaatttgtatgaatattgtatgaaagttataTACAACGTTATTGtggttgtattaaatttccaaaaAGCTAAAATAAACTTTATACAGTTATATTCATATTTCATACCATttttatacagttttcatacacgaaaaatgtgagaattctaagcctcaagcgagatatacatatttcatacagtttttatacacaaattttgagcaaaatttttAAGCCTTCAgtaagatatacatatttcatataattTCCACACACAAAATATTGAGCGGAATTTTTGAACCTTGAACGAgaaatacatatttcatacacaaaattttgagcaaaTTTTCCAAGCCTTGGACGAAAATTTTGGAATATGTTCTGTAAGAAATTTATTGCTATATTTTATAAACTGAAAAGTATcatcatattttgtaaatatacctATTCTTAAGGTCCATAAAACGGGCCGTAattagtttacgggccgtaaaattgACCAAAATATCCAGCACGCTGTTACGGATTTACGGGCTGTAATTTGGGCCTAAAGTGAGCGTAAAACAGGCCCAACAACAACTTTAAAACTTTGTTTTTTGGCCTTTTCACTTCATTCTGCACATCCTCAAGCCCCAGAATGACCGTTCTCTCTTCTCCTCATCCTCATACATCAAGTTAAGTCCTCCTACGTAATCTTAAGTGCATTTTAATGATTATACATGAATTCTAAGTGAAATCCTATGTTACCAACCTCTCAAAGGTTCAAGTGAAGGTTTTTTGGATTCTTCTTCAGGTGCTTTGGAtcgattaaggtatgtaaggtttcaatCCACGTGTGGAACATCATTGTTATTTCCCAATCTACGTTCATCTATGAAAATACGAAGTTCCACAAACCTAAGGTTTCTACTCTAATTCATGATGACCCTAAGTTACATGTACCATGACATACCATGTTCGTATTTataattcgttattgtattcttcaTATTCCGttttggttattgggaatccaTCTGTAATCCATAAAAACCCATGCTTTGCATTCCATGgattcttaaatgcaagatatgaactattatatgcttattttcatgaaaatctacctgttttccatgttttcatacaagttctAATATATACTCATATTCATGCTATATTATAttcacgaatcatgtttacaagccatGTTTACGAATCATGTCTACAAGTTCATACTTGCAACTTATGTTATGCAAATCgtgggctcagatgccacctatatCCATGTTCTTATTTTTGGAAGTAGCATAGGTTTACGAGAAAGCTCAGATAGTTTCAACGTAGGGTAAGGGTCGATCCGCCCAAATTAGGACGACACCATCAGACAATtgaattggatcctttcatgtcatgcttatgtctcataccctggcaaggtgtggGGCTGCTCTGCCGGTCGggccaggtaccagactccacgtaccccaCGTGGTGatttcatgttgtcggttatactacgGCTCTCCCACAATATACGTATGTACTTAAAatatttttactcatgttataaatttattcatgtcagatgatgctcatgttcatgttcagcttacagtttcagttacagttctattatttcatatgccatgtttatttcattaagTTATTGGCGTCCCCTTTAATTGCCtggggggcctgtatttcacgatgcagctAGTGATTTACAGGAGAACGAATCtgctcgttaggacattgctcgGATCAGCTTTTAGTGAACCCCATCTCATTTGGAGTTTTGTCATTATTTATATTTCATGTTCATGTTAGTTATGCAGTCAAGGCATGCTGGGAGACTTGTCCCgataaacagtttagcagtcagtGTAATGTCCTTAGGCTAATTAAGAACAATTCGTAATCGCAATTAACCAAACAAACTGTATTTTTATTAATCTTCATGGTCACAGTAACTTGATACAATGAAAGGAATAATAATGGTGAATTAAGAGAAAAGGACAGTAGCGAACTCCATTGATGAGTTTAGTAACCTACAATGAAGAATTAGGGCAGAAGAGAGATTTGACTGAGAGAAAATACCAAATGTCAACTGAACTgattttctgtcacgacccagccccgtgggccgcgactggggccctacttgggcacccaaacggacatacaaactaaatcatcatagcaaagcttaacacggatttcatattcatcatttttaaaacagagttgagaacgaatattatcttgcgcgtacaaaacatcatatcagaatcagaagaggcggcggaatatacatcgccgaacatatgcacatatatcaaaaagccggcaaggctgtcaaatgtatcaaaagccgacaaggctgtcaaatggcacaacggcccaaaacacatacaggatgcacgccgacaaggctgccataaacatacacaaaatgcacgccgacgaggctgccataacaaatgagatcatacaaacacatctgtacagaagtaggcacacacacccacaatacgtctacagacctctaaacagacaaaccgaatcatatggcgggacaggaccccgccgtacccctgaacaaatacatatatacatagcgaacaaatatatataccaaattttgcgctctgaaatgagaagagcactccaaacagcagaagagggtgtcctaaatgggtagatcaccaaactgtgcgtctgtacctgcgggcatgaaacgcagcccctcgaagaaaggggggtcagtacgaaatatgtactgagtatgcaaagcagaatatacagaaaacaaacctgaggcatagacgaaacagaagtgccgaacataagtacaAACCCAATCATATCCAAATGTTtaggttaaaaaaaaatacaagtcatgcatagggtacagaagaatatggtcgcccgcccgtcgatggcaccataacacagcataacaccggaaagtctcaaatctccgtatctccgtcacatatcacatcacagcataacgccatacccaacataacaccaaatataagtggaacccgaccctcttttgcgagtagctcggtgaaccataaacacagcataactccggagtatatcaaagtgcgcacgataacagaaccggcccgggactcagcgaaagaataacagaatgcacgagtagagtcgtgagtagtcatatgcataaaatcataaattcaaacataagcaaaatgatcatacttgaaattcgaaataataatcataacaaattctttcaaaaaatttccgaattacataaaggaaagtcgcgggacccacggacgggtattgacccgagtcgggcccgcctatagaaAATATATTCATCATATGCTATATAAACTCTTACCAAAATATTAAAGTAATCCGAACCTTTCGGAGGAAGATATGGCGTTTATAGctcggaattctttaaaacaacttattgtgcaaagtttggaaatcagtttcttcaaaggcataatagttcatatttcatcatatcatacataggaATGCCAAAGAATATATGTAAAGATCATAGCGAaatcggatttcgaatttaggaTTTCCTTAAGGCTAGTAGTCTAGCCTATTTACAACTAGAGCATGCCAAACGAAAGAAGggctaagctttacatacctcgtacgcactccaagctagccgatctaaagtaaattccaatctacgcctcgggctccccaaggtctacaaataggccaacgaataccaaacattagctaagggcacttaagccattcattccaactactcattaaattctacagaaaattcggcagcatttcccctgtaaataggccatcccgagaatttaactcgctcaaaatcaacaacaacaaccacaataaccaacctagcaacatcaataataaattcggaaggcaaaaaataacattaatagctctctttttcatcattcgacaactttccaattattg carries:
- the LOC132635082 gene encoding uncharacterized protein LOC132635082; this translates as MGKIGCTIDGNLDESRFSEPMPWIGIYVAAASAACALAMAMDVLHGLRRRKLWFPCKFFSLNATTLTLLAVATKLSVDLNTSMPRRQDQLTKLSSAALICTVIANFMPSLGLVENKELLMNIMALGIFVITAIVNIGIQLATGVIYVFCVEHIALMFLMFVLLLLLISSALTIPTTKCFLDLKYNKKYKLVNKEGGITYRCKIEKLKDELMKFWTMAYTSSPHFVTGRLATCTASGGFCLLSTVIYAAAMFRSYFLHSTFSFCSGDSEYKWSTTLILVTHTVAIGVGTIAPAFRWFIAINFHCPKKASNACKLKWFKVENYWIRILLQWKESPLDFRICDRHGRKFAHKTKNKLLDFCIWMQILMVSLSKIVRLISTFSVSWLLISCQKAIRMLKCNNMVLSHDIESHASLKPDLSRYVLHLEGEEVLMDLMMQSNRDVVGQWIGTGKKEQPKHLLRLLEKVKSSPGFRGVYNFDHAQIPSLDSEEPPNCWALPVVTLTSIAIALPDIDFHSIKELIRCVHEGLMYIKVVEENLDARKDLVYIRKAAELLWVEVDLCYRWLDVDLRKTATEGQNPKGVLEGLSQKAKQRFIEFRKNDPHAFLKESPSKWPTNMLAANCMYRVCQTLLQSSDSKEFESSKIMFDGLSAIIADITGACLTNLQRVISMQCHHGTIEERAEGVRSAVLLLGKTESVLEILRSQPLPSSAPDQLEKIDQWRTHSKEVDYLSCSSNSPSNSTPTSQSSSDLYLTVD